A window from Salvia miltiorrhiza cultivar Shanhuang (shh) chromosome 2, IMPLAD_Smil_shh, whole genome shotgun sequence encodes these proteins:
- the LOC131010400 gene encoding ent-kaurene oxidase-like, producing the protein MDTLLSLQAVPVAAAIGGPAVAIGGITLFFIREYVKDQRKKSSSFPPPPKVPGLPVIGNLLQLKEKKPHKTFTKWSEKYGPIYSIKTGASTMIVLNTNDVAKEAMVTKYSSISTRKLSKALTILTSDKSIVAMSDYNEFYKAAKRHLLTSTLGPTAQKRHRVHRDLMINNICDQFLAHAKMYPSEAVNFRKIFQSELFGLSMKQAIGEVVESIYVEDLGTTLSRQEMFKILVVDPMEGAIDVDWRDFFSYLKWIPNQHFENKIQQMHFRREAVMKALIEQQKKRIASGKAINCYLDHLLSEAADTLSEQQILMLLWEAIIEASDTTLVTTEWAMYELSKDQNRQNYLLSEIQNACGFDQLKEEKLCRLPYLAAVFHETLRKHSPVPVVPLRYVHEETQLGGYTIPEGSEIAINIYGCNMDKNVWDSPEEWRPERFVSGKDDTTELHKTMAFGGGKRVCAGALQAMTISCIAIGRLVQELEWRLGDGEEANVDTLGLTTHKLHPLQTIIKPRLRDRVCVS; encoded by the exons AGGTACCAGGCTTACCAGTAATTGGAAATTTGTTGCAACTAAAAGAGAAGAAGCCCCACAAGACTTTCACCAAATGGTCTGAGAAATATGGTCCAATATATTCTATAAAGACAGGCGCCAGTACCATGATTGTGCTCAACACTAATGATGTTGCCAAAGAG GCTATGGTCACGAAATACTCATCTATCTCAACTAGAAAGCTGTCAAAAGCTTTGACGATCCTCACTTCTGATAAAAGTATTGTTGCCATGAGTGATTACAATGAATTTTACAAGGCAGCCAAACGCCATTTGCTTACAAGTACTCTTGGACCTACTGCTCAG AAACGCCACCGTGTCCACAGGGATTTAATGATAAATAACATATGTGATCAGTTTCTTGCTCATGCCAAAATGTATCCTTCCGAAGCAGTAAACTTCAGGAAAATATTTCAGTCTGAGCTCTTCGGATTATCAATGAAACAA GCTATTGGAGAAGTCGTTGAATCCATTTATGTGGAGGACCTAGGCACCACCTTGTCAAGACAAGAGATGTTCAAGATACTAGTAGTTGACCCTATGGAAGGTGCCATTGATGTGGACTGGAGAGATTTCTTCTCCTATCTCAAGTGGATTCCTAACCAACACTTCGAAAACAAGATTCAGCAGATGCATTTCCGCAGGGAGGCAGTCATGAAGGCCCTCATCGAGCAGCAGAAAAAACGTATTGCTTCTGGCAAG GCAATCAACTGTTATCTAGATCATCTGTTATCCGAAGCTGCAGACACATTATCGGAGCAGCAAATACTGATGCTTCTATGGGAAGCCATCATCGAAGCATCGGACACGACGTTAGTGACCACGGAATGGGCCatgtatgagctttctaaagaTCAAAATAGACAG AACTATCTGTTGTCGGAAATCCAAAATGCCTGCGgattcgaccaactcaaggaGGAAAAGCTATGCCGGCTACCATACTTGGCCGCAGTTTTCCACGAAACACTGCGAAAGCACAGCCCCGTCCCGGTAGTCCCGCTGCGGTACGTGCACGAAGAAACGCAGTTAGGAGGGTATACCATTCCCGAAGGCAGCGAG ATAGCTATAAACATATATGGATGTAACATGGACAAGAATGTGTGGGATAGCCCTGAAGAGTGGAGGCCAGAAAGGTTTGTCTCCGGTAAGGATGATACGACGGAGCTGCACAAGACGATGGCATTCGGCGGGGGGAAGAGAGTATGTGCTGGAGCTCTTCAAGCCATGACAATCTCTTGTATAGCAATTGGTAGATTGGTGCAAGAGTTGGAGTGGCGACTCGGTGATGGAGAAGAAGCAAATGTAGACACTTTGGGGCTAACTACTCATAAGCTTCATCCTTTGCAAACAATCATAAAGCCACGACTCAGGGATCGTGTGTGTGTCTCATAG